The stretch of DNA AAGGTCTCCTAGGTAGAATCTTCCACTCATCCTTGGAGAGCTATTTATAATCTATGCTCTCGCTACAGCTAGAAAAGTAAATAGAAAATGGTTTCTCCCGAGTAATCTTAGAAACGCAGAGCCTTAATCTCATCAGCCAGCTTCTGAGCGGCATCCTTTGGATCACTGCTTCCATAGATTGAACGGCCCACGATTACATAGTCTGCACCGTTTAAGACAGCATTGGATGCTGAACCTCCCTGGGCACCTACTCCCGGCGAGAGAATCAAAAGACCTGGAGCTGATTCTTTAATCTTCTTTATTCTTTCAGGCCTGGTAGCCGGGGCGATCAATCCAGATGCTCCGCATTCAGCGGCCATAGCCGCAAATTCTTCTGCGTGTTTGGCAGTGAACTCCTGTCCTCCAGGATGAGACATTTCAGTAACAACGAATACATCCCTGCCGCCTGCTGCGCTCACACA from Candidatus Methanomassiliicoccus intestinalis Issoire-Mx1 encodes:
- the pyrF gene encoding orotidine-5'-phosphate decarboxylase, whose amino-acid sequence is MKMDSRLILALDETDVPKALHVLDEVCGIIDAVKINWPLILSAGPEIITTLSQKADVICDFKIADIPNTDRLIIEQSVKRGASGVIVHAFTGTDSLKECVSAAGGRDVFVVTEMSHPGGQEFTAKHAEEFAAMAAECGASGLIAPATRPERIKKIKESAPGLLILSPGVGAQGGSASNAVLNGADYVIVGRSIYGSSDPKDAAQKLADEIKALRF